The Trueperaceae bacterium genome has a window encoding:
- a CDS encoding ABC transporter permease, translating to MKPRAPSRLRRLSKHRNLVAGTAIMVFFVLVSIFGPFLTPYGPNTISPGDRLQPPNAEHFMGTDHLGRDIFTRAIFGARYSIAIAVSAILVGGTIGWLAGVIAGYFGGKADRAVVFLVDTFLAFPMELFALVMIATLGQGLQNLVFAIALAVWPRVARVVRGEVLKVVQLEYVEAAKAMGARSNRVILKHILANTLAPTTVALSFYVGTALLVEASLGFLGLGVPPPTPTWGRIVSDGRNYMQAAPWVITTGGLAIGLMVLGLNLFGDGLRDAVDPRTNRVVTNPERG from the coding sequence GTGAAGCCGCGCGCGCCCTCGCGGCTGAGGAGGCTCTCGAAGCACCGCAACCTCGTGGCGGGGACGGCGATCATGGTGTTCTTCGTCCTCGTGAGCATCTTCGGCCCGTTCCTCACGCCCTACGGGCCGAACACGATCTCGCCGGGAGACCGGCTGCAGCCGCCCAACGCCGAGCACTTCATGGGCACGGACCACCTGGGCAGGGACATCTTCACGCGCGCGATCTTCGGCGCTCGCTACTCGATCGCCATCGCGGTGAGCGCCATCCTGGTGGGTGGCACCATCGGCTGGCTGGCCGGCGTCATCGCCGGGTACTTCGGCGGCAAGGCCGACCGCGCCGTCGTCTTCCTCGTGGACACGTTCCTGGCCTTCCCCATGGAGCTCTTCGCGCTCGTCATGATCGCCACGCTGGGCCAGGGCCTCCAGAACCTCGTGTTCGCGATCGCCTTGGCGGTCTGGCCGCGCGTGGCGCGCGTCGTGAGGGGCGAGGTCCTCAAGGTCGTCCAGCTCGAGTACGTGGAGGCGGCCAAGGCCATGGGGGCGCGCAGCAACCGCGTGATCCTCAAGCACATCCTGGCGAACACGCTGGCGCCCACCACTGTGGCCTTGAGCTTCTACGTGGGCACGGCGCTGCTGGTGGAAGCCAGCCTAGGCTTCCTGGGCCTGGGGGTGCCGCCGCCCACGCCCACCTGGGGGCGCATCGTGAGCGACGGGCGCAACTACATGCAGGCCGCGCCCTGGGTGATCACCACCGGCGGGCTCGCCATAGGCCTCATGGTGCTGGGGCTGAACCTGTTCGGGGACGGGCTGAGGGACGCCGTCGACCCCCGCACGAACAGGGTGGTGACGAACCCCGAGCGCGGCTGA
- a CDS encoding ABC transporter substrate-binding protein, which translates to MVRPVRAPHVLPRSRLLLALCAVAVAAGVLGGVADTQGAAQRPDLRIRLQFARPGGIYDPAYWRYTSDGWVYPALFNQLVRKVPGTGGDLEPDLAESWEVSADGTTYTFHLRGGVQFQRGYGELTADDVVFSIQRQIDDPEATFHSIYSNVSRIEAVDDHTVRIVLAEAQPSFLLAVLTNPNGAGFVVSRRAVEELGLDEFARHPVGTGPYVLEEVTPTDEVVLTSHDDYFGGMPSARSITFVHVAEEAVAAAALERGELQAIYTRGNPEVAQELLSSPDVQAQTVVEYYNIMHIAFSPNFAPVQDVRVRQALAYALDKSAIALLLPGLDQPADVMRPSQLPGGTDDVPTYGYDPDRARSLLREAGEGDLAFTLMFQTREPEATIAQWLADSWEAVGVSVTLEGTEATTAHDMRTSGDFEVTFSATSRAGDPDYFFTDVLHSSSTGGAGSNFSGYSAADDLIEEARYELDPQRRQELYEQVQRQVMEDLPVIPLLYRAYVAAWREPIESLVPDSTIQFWPDTIEVVSGAP; encoded by the coding sequence ATGGTTAGACCCGTACGCGCGCCACACGTCCTGCCCCGTTCGAGGCTGCTCCTGGCCCTCTGCGCCGTCGCCGTGGCGGCGGGGGTCCTCGGCGGAGTGGCCGACACGCAAGGGGCGGCGCAGCGGCCCGACCTGCGCATCAGGCTGCAGTTCGCCAGGCCCGGCGGGATCTACGACCCGGCGTACTGGCGCTACACCTCGGACGGCTGGGTCTACCCCGCCCTCTTCAACCAGCTCGTGCGCAAGGTGCCAGGCACGGGCGGCGACCTCGAGCCGGACCTGGCCGAGTCGTGGGAGGTCTCGGCGGACGGCACGACCTACACCTTCCACCTGCGCGGAGGCGTGCAGTTCCAGCGCGGCTACGGCGAGCTGACCGCCGACGACGTCGTCTTCTCCATCCAGCGGCAGATCGACGACCCCGAGGCCACCTTCCACTCGATCTACTCCAACGTGAGCCGGATCGAGGCCGTGGACGACCACACGGTGAGGATCGTCCTGGCCGAGGCGCAGCCCTCGTTCCTGCTGGCCGTGCTCACGAACCCCAACGGCGCCGGCTTCGTGGTCTCCCGCCGCGCCGTCGAGGAGCTGGGGCTGGACGAGTTCGCTCGGCATCCCGTGGGGACGGGCCCGTACGTGCTCGAGGAGGTCACGCCCACCGACGAGGTCGTGCTCACGAGCCACGACGACTACTTCGGCGGCATGCCCAGCGCGCGCAGCATCACCTTCGTGCACGTGGCCGAGGAGGCCGTGGCGGCGGCCGCGCTGGAGCGCGGCGAGCTGCAGGCCATCTACACGCGCGGGAACCCCGAGGTCGCGCAGGAGCTGCTGAGCTCGCCCGACGTCCAGGCCCAGACCGTCGTCGAGTACTACAACATCATGCACATCGCCTTCAGCCCGAACTTCGCGCCCGTGCAGGACGTGAGGGTCAGGCAGGCGCTGGCCTACGCCCTCGACAAGAGCGCGATCGCCCTGCTGCTGCCCGGCCTCGACCAGCCGGCCGACGTCATGCGCCCCTCGCAGCTCCCGGGCGGCACCGACGACGTGCCCACCTACGGCTACGACCCCGACCGCGCCCGCAGCCTCCTCCGGGAGGCGGGCGAGGGGGACCTCGCCTTCACGCTGATGTTCCAGACCCGCGAGCCCGAGGCCACGATCGCCCAGTGGCTGGCCGATAGCTGGGAGGCCGTCGGCGTGAGCGTCACGCTGGAGGGCACCGAGGCCACGACGGCCCACGACATGCGCACCTCGGGCGACTTCGAGGTCACGTTCTCCGCCACCTCCCGCGCCGGCGACCCGGACTACTTCTTCACCGACGTCCTCCACTCCAGCTCCACGGGAGGCGCCGGGTCGAACTTCTCCGGCTACTCCGCCGCCGACGACCTCATCGAGGAGGCCAGGTACGAGCTCGACCCGCAGCGCAGGCAGGAGCTCTACGAGCAGGTCCAGCGGCAGGTCATGGAGGACCTGCCCGTGATACCGCTCCTCTACCGCGCCTACGTGGCGGCGTGGAGGGAGCCCATCGAGAGCCTGGTGCCCGACAGCACGATCCAGTTCTGGCCCGACACCATCGAGGTCGTCTCGGGCGCGCCGTGA
- a CDS encoding amidase produces the protein MTGEGPPSGGEGGAPRAAGPRGTAGAHGPRTAGDGLEFEPLTAVADAVREGRLSPVDLVSRQLARAKTIGAALGAFITVAEDQAMEDAARLESALSSGAVAGPLHGVPVTVKDNVAVAGLRLTAGSGLFADRVADEDAPSVARLRRAGAVVLGKTNLSELAFGSSHPAFGEPLNPWDPGLSTGGSSSGSASALAAGIGYGSVGTDTGGSIRIPASMCGLVGLKPTFGLVELDGVVTISRELDHVGPLARTVGDAALLLEVMARDGWERRRRLASLEGVTDGLRLGVLPDEELEGVHPDAAAAVARARDALVAAGCAPVVVSLPDRALAKTTMWTLGAADLLVDLEAHLWGPGMGEGLRAALQRAADTSAAAYVKARRARDELTREVDALFASVDLLLTPGVPVPAHPTAQRAALRDVRQAYTPLFDLTGHPALVVPAALSREGLPLGVQLVGRRCADDVVLGAGLVVEREVGSLWAREDVRSRVSANLAELPARRPAA, from the coding sequence GTGACCGGAGAGGGGCCGCCGAGCGGGGGCGAGGGCGGCGCGCCGCGCGCCGCCGGGCCGAGAGGCACCGCCGGCGCACACGGGCCGCGGACGGCGGGCGACGGGCTCGAGTTCGAGCCCCTGACCGCCGTCGCGGACGCGGTCCGCGAGGGCCGGCTGAGCCCTGTCGACCTGGTCTCCCGGCAGCTCGCGAGGGCCAAGACCATAGGGGCCGCGCTGGGCGCGTTCATCACCGTCGCCGAGGACCAGGCCATGGAGGACGCCGCGCGGCTGGAGTCCGCCCTCTCCTCCGGCGCGGTCGCGGGCCCGCTCCACGGCGTGCCCGTGACCGTCAAGGACAACGTCGCAGTGGCCGGCCTGCGCCTGACGGCCGGGTCGGGTCTCTTCGCCGACAGGGTCGCCGACGAGGACGCGCCGTCGGTGGCCCGCCTGAGGCGCGCCGGCGCGGTGGTGCTGGGCAAGACGAACCTCTCCGAGCTCGCCTTCGGCTCCTCGCATCCCGCCTTCGGCGAGCCCCTCAACCCCTGGGACCCGGGGCTGTCCACCGGCGGCTCCTCGAGCGGCTCGGCCTCCGCGCTGGCCGCGGGCATCGGCTACGGGTCGGTGGGGACCGACACCGGCGGCTCCATAAGGATCCCGGCCTCGATGTGCGGGCTCGTGGGGCTGAAACCCACCTTCGGGCTCGTCGAGCTGGACGGCGTGGTCACGATCAGCCGCGAGCTCGACCACGTGGGCCCGCTGGCCCGGACCGTGGGGGACGCGGCCCTGCTGCTCGAGGTCATGGCGCGGGACGGCTGGGAGCGACGCCGGCGCCTGGCTAGCCTGGAGGGGGTGACGGACGGCCTGCGCCTGGGCGTGCTGCCGGACGAGGAGCTAGAGGGTGTCCACCCGGACGCCGCGGCGGCCGTCGCGAGGGCTCGCGACGCCCTGGTGGCGGCCGGGTGCGCGCCGGTGGTCGTGAGCCTGCCCGACCGCGCACTGGCCAAGACGACGATGTGGACGCTCGGCGCCGCCGACCTGCTAGTCGACCTCGAGGCTCACCTGTGGGGCCCGGGGATGGGCGAGGGCCTGAGGGCCGCCCTGCAGCGCGCGGCCGACACGAGCGCCGCCGCCTACGTGAAGGCCCGCAGGGCGCGCGACGAGCTCACGCGGGAGGTGGACGCCCTGTTCGCGTCCGTCGACCTCCTCCTCACGCCGGGCGTCCCGGTGCCCGCGCATCCCACGGCGCAGCGCGCGGCGCTGCGCGACGTGCGGCAGGCGTACACGCCCCTCTTCGACCTCACGGGCCACCCCGCGCTCGTGGTGCCGGCGGCCCTGAGCCGCGAGGGCCTGCCCCTGGGCGTGCAGCTCGTGGGTCGGCGGTGCGCCGACGACGTAGTGCTGGGGGCCGGCCTCGTC
- a CDS encoding ABC transporter permease, with protein MTSYVVSRLLSAVPFLLFVLVLAFVLIRATPGDPVSAYMARLGGESAVSQEFIDNLRHELGLDQPGVVQFVRYVQRVLQGDLGISFSKNRPALTIVKQQLPFTVQLALAAIVVAVVIGIPVGVMAARRRDSAADFLSSSLSVFAYSMPNFWFGLILISVFSVRLGWFPVLGVGQPNLVSRLEHLVLPALTLGLSQAAYIVRMSRSAMVDVLGEDYIRTARSKGVGETRVAYKHAIRNALIPVVTVIGLTLGRALGGSAVVEILFGRIGMGSLLVESITQRDYVMTQAGVLVFAAGVFVVNLLVDVTYGLLNPRIRYT; from the coding sequence ATGACCTCCTACGTCGTCAGCCGCCTGCTCTCCGCCGTCCCCTTCCTGCTCTTCGTGCTGGTCCTGGCCTTCGTCCTCATCAGGGCGACGCCGGGCGACCCCGTGAGCGCGTACATGGCGCGCCTCGGGGGCGAGAGCGCCGTCTCCCAGGAGTTCATAGACAACCTGCGTCACGAGCTGGGCCTCGACCAGCCCGGGGTCGTCCAGTTCGTCAGGTACGTGCAGCGCGTGCTCCAGGGCGACCTGGGCATCTCCTTCAGCAAGAATCGCCCCGCCCTCACGATAGTGAAGCAGCAGCTCCCGTTCACGGTCCAGCTCGCCCTCGCCGCCATCGTGGTCGCCGTCGTCATCGGCATCCCCGTGGGCGTCATGGCGGCGCGGCGCCGCGACAGCGCGGCCGACTTCCTCAGCTCGAGCCTGTCCGTCTTCGCCTACTCGATGCCGAACTTCTGGTTCGGGCTGATCCTCATCAGCGTCTTCTCGGTGCGTCTGGGCTGGTTCCCCGTGCTCGGCGTGGGCCAGCCCAACCTCGTGAGCCGTCTCGAGCACCTCGTGCTGCCGGCGCTCACCCTGGGCCTGTCCCAGGCCGCCTACATCGTCCGCATGTCCCGCAGCGCCATGGTGGACGTGCTGGGCGAGGACTACATACGCACGGCGCGGAGCAAGGGCGTGGGCGAGACGAGGGTGGCGTACAAGCACGCCATCCGCAACGCCCTCATCCCCGTCGTGACGGTCATCGGTCTCACGCTCGGCAGGGCCCTGGGCGGCTCGGCCGTCGTCGAGATCCTCTTCGGCCGCATCGGCATGGGCAGCCTCCTGGTCGAGTCGATAACCCAGCGCGACTACGTCATGACCCAGGCGGGCGTGCTGGTGTTCGCCGCCGGCGTGTTCGTCGTCAACCTGCTCGTGGACGTCACCTATGGCCTACTCAACCCGCGGATCCGCTACACGTGA
- a CDS encoding LLM class flavin-dependent oxidoreductase, translated as MRFGVRLPHSGPFASKEAIDVMATSAERLGYDAVLVHDHVQWGDFDRYHFYAGSVEAVDALERATDFYEAHSVLAYLACKVPSLRLIPASIVLGWRDPTLVARLATTLYHLSEGRYVLSVCAGNVKKDFEVSGVPWEERGKRTEESLKIIRKLLREDGPQSHEGTFWHLEDVELFPKAPDLKIWYGGQSDAALRRTARFADGWLVGGSPDFYRQKVPTILRLAQEKYSRDLRLEVACLSPTSIAPTDAEAREVAEATVRKRQQEADWLKRTHDPRDIGGANLVGSPETIAARVREFADAGV; from the coding sequence TTGCGCTTCGGTGTACGCCTCCCCCACTCGGGCCCTTTCGCGTCCAAGGAGGCCATCGACGTGATGGCCACCAGCGCCGAGCGCCTGGGCTACGACGCGGTCCTCGTGCACGACCACGTCCAGTGGGGCGACTTCGACCGCTACCACTTCTACGCCGGCTCGGTGGAGGCCGTCGACGCGCTCGAGCGGGCGACGGACTTCTACGAGGCGCACTCGGTCCTCGCCTACCTGGCGTGCAAGGTGCCGAGCCTGCGCCTGATCCCCGCCTCGATAGTGCTGGGCTGGCGCGACCCCACGCTGGTCGCCCGCCTGGCCACGACCCTCTACCACCTGTCCGAGGGCCGCTACGTGCTCTCGGTGTGCGCCGGCAACGTGAAGAAGGACTTCGAGGTCTCGGGCGTGCCGTGGGAGGAGCGGGGCAAGCGCACGGAGGAGTCCCTGAAAATCATCAGGAAGCTGCTGAGGGAGGACGGCCCGCAGTCCCACGAGGGCACGTTCTGGCACCTCGAGGACGTGGAGCTCTTCCCCAAGGCGCCCGACCTCAAGATCTGGTACGGCGGCCAGAGCGACGCGGCCCTGCGCCGCACCGCCAGGTTCGCCGACGGCTGGCTCGTGGGCGGCTCGCCCGACTTCTACAGGCAGAAGGTCCCCACGATCCTGAGGCTGGCCCAGGAGAAGTACTCGCGGGACCTGCGGCTCGAGGTCGCCTGCCTGTCACCCACCTCCATAGCGCCCACGGACGCCGAGGCGCGGGAGGTGGCCGAGGCCACGGTGCGCAAGCGCCAGCAGGAGGCCGACTGGCTGAAGCGGACGCACGACCCGCGCGACATCGGCGGCGCGAACCTGGTGGGCTCGCCCGAGACGATCGCGGCGCGGGTCCGCGAGTTCGCGGACGCCGGGGTG
- a CDS encoding succinylglutamate desuccinylase/aspartoacylase family protein, which translates to MQVLRITPEQFDLGAVQKGTKQRYAIKVGEFASGAPVELAVTVVRGQKDGPTAFVGAGVHGEEPAGMDTVKRLARELDPGQVSGTVIALPLINVPAFVHRQRLYPLDAPTVVDIGGTQPDKDGVLSTRILWAVVDCIAKDIDHALDIHATHLDSINYPRAMLTSPGDLPEDLERRRLELGRACGFEIIHRWTRKGRSGGPTGIFCRRGVPAIAIEAGEGWRNLYPFPEMMLRATYNFLKATGVLPGEPELPAMQVEITKRYEVTATKGGMSHLKVKTGDYVRKGQLLAEIRDFYDDVVEELTAPANGIIVRTSLLPIVNTGARVCNVYETEESGWETRQVPELERHIVVSGF; encoded by the coding sequence GTGCAAGTACTCCGCATCACCCCCGAACAGTTCGACTTGGGCGCCGTCCAGAAGGGCACCAAGCAGCGCTACGCCATCAAGGTCGGCGAGTTCGCGAGCGGCGCTCCCGTGGAGCTGGCCGTGACGGTGGTGCGCGGCCAGAAGGACGGCCCCACGGCCTTCGTGGGGGCCGGCGTGCACGGCGAGGAGCCCGCGGGCATGGACACCGTCAAGCGGCTCGCGCGCGAGCTTGACCCCGGCCAGGTGTCCGGCACCGTGATCGCCCTGCCGCTCATCAACGTGCCGGCCTTCGTGCACCGCCAGCGCCTCTACCCGCTCGACGCTCCCACCGTCGTGGACATCGGTGGCACGCAGCCCGACAAGGACGGCGTCCTCTCCACGCGCATCCTGTGGGCGGTCGTCGACTGCATCGCCAAGGACATCGACCACGCCCTCGACATCCACGCTACGCACCTCGACAGCATCAACTACCCGAGGGCGATGCTCACCTCGCCCGGTGACCTGCCGGAGGACCTGGAGCGGCGGCGCCTCGAGCTGGGCCGGGCCTGCGGCTTCGAGATCATCCACAGGTGGACGCGCAAGGGGCGGAGCGGCGGGCCCACGGGCATCTTCTGCCGTCGCGGCGTGCCGGCCATCGCCATCGAGGCCGGCGAGGGCTGGCGCAACCTCTACCCGTTCCCCGAGATGATGCTGCGGGCCACCTACAACTTCCTCAAGGCGACAGGCGTCCTGCCCGGCGAGCCGGAGCTCCCGGCCATGCAGGTCGAGATCACCAAGCGCTACGAGGTGACGGCCACCAAGGGCGGCATGTCGCACCTGAAGGTGAAGACGGGCGACTACGTGAGGAAGGGCCAGCTCCTGGCCGAGATCCGCGACTTCTACGACGACGTCGTGGAGGAGCTCACGGCCCCGGCGAACGGGATCATCGTGCGGACCTCGCTGCTGCCCATAGTCAACACGGGCGCCCGCGTCTGCAACGTGTACGAGACCGAGGAGTCGGGCTGGGAGACGCGGCAGGTGCCGGAGCTCGAGCGGCACATAGTGGTCTCCGGCTTCTGA
- a CDS encoding ABC transporter substrate-binding protein, whose translation MNHRRTLASWKVVFAALAALATLSLFAGATAQESRPDIRIRLQFARPGGVFDPGYWRYTSDSFVNRSIFNSLVRMVPGTGGGELAPDLAESWEVSEDGTVYTFHLRHGVQFHGGYGEMTADDVVFTFQRQLDDPESSWYSLLTGVASVEAVDDYTVRITLTEPQPSFLRNVIAYRPGLVVSRAAVEELGEGFAQHPIGTGPYSFVELNQNDEVVLAANDDYYMGPPDFATVTFVHVGEETVVAAALESGELDAAYTRGNPEVAQQLLNSDTIEAVTVVEYYNLMQVQFGPNYEPVQDVRVRQALAHAIDKSLITSFLPGLDQPADVMRPSQVAGGTDDVPTYPFDPERARELLTEAGYPNGFAMTLMFQMREPETTIAQILAESWQAIGVNVTLEGLDATTAFDRRESGDFDVTFSATSRFGDPDLFFTDVFHSDSIPPNGSNFFHYDGADDLIEQARGELNESRREELYHELQAKLMDELPIIPILYRAYVAAWRDPVANLTPDTTIEFWAETLEAAE comes from the coding sequence ATGAACCACCGACGGACCCTTGCTAGCTGGAAGGTCGTGTTCGCGGCGCTAGCGGCGCTGGCGACGTTGTCGCTGTTCGCCGGCGCCACGGCGCAGGAGTCGCGGCCTGACATCCGCATCCGACTGCAGTTCGCCAGGCCCGGCGGGGTCTTCGACCCCGGCTACTGGCGCTACACCTCGGACTCCTTCGTCAACCGCAGCATCTTCAACTCGCTGGTGAGGATGGTGCCCGGCACCGGCGGCGGCGAGCTCGCCCCCGACCTGGCCGAGAGCTGGGAGGTCTCGGAGGACGGCACCGTCTACACCTTCCACCTGAGGCACGGGGTCCAGTTCCACGGCGGGTACGGCGAGATGACGGCCGACGACGTCGTCTTCACGTTCCAGCGCCAGCTCGACGACCCCGAGTCGTCCTGGTACTCGCTGCTCACGGGCGTGGCGTCCGTGGAGGCCGTGGACGACTACACCGTGCGCATCACGCTCACCGAGCCGCAGCCCTCGTTCCTGCGCAACGTCATCGCCTACAGGCCCGGCCTGGTCGTGTCCCGGGCGGCGGTGGAGGAGCTGGGCGAGGGCTTCGCGCAGCACCCCATCGGCACGGGGCCGTACTCGTTCGTGGAGCTCAACCAGAACGACGAGGTGGTCCTGGCCGCGAACGACGACTACTACATGGGCCCGCCCGACTTCGCCACGGTCACCTTCGTGCACGTGGGCGAGGAGACGGTCGTGGCGGCGGCGCTCGAGAGCGGCGAGCTGGACGCGGCCTACACCAGGGGTAACCCAGAGGTCGCCCAGCAGCTCCTGAACAGCGACACGATCGAGGCCGTCACGGTCGTCGAGTACTACAACCTCATGCAGGTCCAGTTCGGCCCCAACTACGAGCCGGTGCAGGACGTGAGGGTCAGGCAGGCCCTAGCGCACGCGATCGACAAGAGCCTGATCACGTCGTTCCTCCCGGGGCTCGACCAGCCGGCCGACGTCATGCGGCCCTCCCAGGTCGCCGGCGGCACCGACGACGTGCCCACCTACCCCTTCGACCCGGAGCGCGCGCGCGAGCTGCTCACCGAGGCCGGCTACCCGAACGGCTTCGCCATGACCCTGATGTTCCAGATGCGCGAGCCCGAGACGACGATCGCGCAGATCCTGGCCGAGTCCTGGCAGGCGATCGGCGTGAACGTCACGCTCGAGGGCCTCGACGCCACCACGGCCTTCGACCGCCGCGAGAGCGGCGACTTCGACGTGACCTTCTCGGCCACCTCGCGCTTCGGTGACCCCGACCTGTTCTTCACCGACGTCTTCCACTCCGACTCGATCCCGCCAAACGGCTCGAACTTCTTCCACTACGACGGCGCCGACGACCTCATAGAGCAGGCGCGCGGGGAGCTGAACGAGTCGCGGCGCGAGGAGCTCTACCACGAGCTCCAGGCCAAGCTCATGGACGAGCTGCCCATCATCCCGATCCTCTACAGGGCCTACGTGGCCGCCTGGCGCGACCCCGTGGCGAACCTGACGCCCGACACGACCATCGAGTTCTGGGCCGAGACCCTCGAAGCGGCCGAGTAG